A region of the Nocardia asteroides genome:
CGACAGGTACGAGGTGCGCACCGGGTCCAAGCCCGAGTCGGGCTCGTCGACGAGGATGATCTGCGGATCCAGCACCAGGGCGCGCGCCAGCCCCGCTCGCTTGCGCATACCGCCGGAGATCTCGCCGGGCAGCTTGCCCTCGGCCCCGAGCAGACCGGTGAGCTCCAGCTTCTCCATGACGATCTTCTTGATCTCGGATTCGCTCTTCTTGGTGTGCTCGCGCAGTGGGAAGGCCACGTTGTCGAATAGATTCATCGACCCGAACAGCGCGCCGTCCTGGAACAGGACGCCGAAGAGCTTGCGGATCTCGTACAGCTGCTTGTTGGAGCAGGTGGTGATATCGGTGCCGTCGACGTAGATCGAGCCGCGCTCCGGGCGCAGCAGTCCGATCAGCGACTTCAGGAACACCGACTTACCGGTGCCCGACGGGCCCAGGAGGGCGCTGACCTCGCCCGAGGGCAACGTCAGAGAGACGTCCTGCCAAATCCGCTGCGAACCGAAAGACTTGGTTACACTCTCGGTCCTGACCTCGACGCCCACGCCAACCTCCACAATTCTCAGCGAGCTGCCCACCGGCGAACCGCGCGCTCGGACATCGCGGTGCGTCACGTCACAGTGGGTTCGGTCACTGTAACCCATGAGAGAGACGGGGCACACCCCGAGCTGACTGAAGAGTAACCCCGCGATCCTTTCGCCATTTGTAATTGCGGCAAGTTTGCCGAAAAACAGCAAACGGGCGGCCCCACAAAGGGGACCGCCCGTTCGGCGTGTTTCGGTCCGGAATTACTTGACCGAGACCTTGGCGCCGGCCTCTTCCAGCTTCGCCTTGGCAGCCTCGGCGGCATCCTTCGCGACCTTCTCCAGGATCGGCTTCGGAGCGCTCTCGACGAGGTCCTTGGCCTCCTTCAGGCCCAGGCCGGAGACGATCTCGCGGACCACCTTGATGACCTGGATCTTCTTGTCGCCCGCGCCCTCGAGCACGACGTCGAACTCGTCCTGCTCCTCGACGGCCTCGGCCGGAGCAGCGGCACCGCCGACGGCGGCGACGGCGACCGGAGCAGCCGCGGTGACCTCGAACTTCTCCTCGAACTTCTTCACGAAGTCCGACAGCTCGAGCAGGGTCATGTTGCCGAAGGTCTCGAGCAGTTCGTCAACGTTGGCCATTGTTGTTTTCCTTTCGGTAGGTGATGTCTATGCGGGCGTGTCGTGCCGCACGGGTCTTACTCGGCGGCAGTCGCGCCTTCTTCGGCCTGCTTCTTCTCCTGCAGCGCGGCGGCCAAGCGGGCCACCTGCGAAGCGGGAGCGTTGAACAGACCAGCGGCCTTGGCGAGGTTGCCCTTCAGCGCGCCGGCCAGCTTGGCCAGCAGCACCTCGCGGGTCTCCAGGTCGGCGATCCGCTCGACCTCGGACACGGACAGCGGAGCGCCGTCCATGTAGCCGCCCTTGATGATGAGCGCCTTGTTGTCCTTCGCGAAGGTCTTCAGGGCCTTGGCCGCGTTGACCGGCTCACCGGTGATGAAGGTGATCGCGGTCGGTCCGACGAACAGCTCGTCGAGGCCTTCCACGCCCGCCTCGGCGGCGGCACGCTTGACCAGGGTGTTCTTGGCGACGGAGTACGTGGCGTCGGCGCCGAGCGCGCGCCGCAGCTCGGTGAGCTTGCCGACCGACAGGCCACGGTATTCCGTGACGACGGTGGCCGTCGAGCTCTTGAACTGCTCCGCGATCTCCTCGACCGCGGTGACCTTCTCGGGTTTTGCCATACTTCGCCTCCTCTCTGATTGGTCGGTTCGTATACGCGAACTACCGATCAGGGGCCGGCGACAAAACAAACGCCCCGAACGCAGAGCGTTCCGGGGCGCAACAGAAAACCGATC
Encoded here:
- a CDS encoding ABC transporter ATP-binding protein — translated: MGVEVRTESVTKSFGSQRIWQDVSLTLPSGEVSALLGPSGTGKSVFLKSLIGLLRPERGSIYVDGTDITTCSNKQLYEIRKLFGVLFQDGALFGSMNLFDNVAFPLREHTKKSESEIKKIVMEKLELTGLLGAEGKLPGEISGGMRKRAGLARALVLDPQIILVDEPDSGLDPVRTSYLSQLLIDINAQIDATILIVTHNINLARTVPDNIGMLFRRQLVMFGPREVLLTSEEPVVKQFLNGRMLGPIGMSEEKDEAQMAREQALVDAGHHHGGAEEVEGIIPQMRATPGMPVRQAVLRRKERVREIMHTLPHAAQVAIRESLAESDDTQVMAYNSGDLANYPGGAYDTTVRHNTTNG
- the rplL gene encoding 50S ribosomal protein L7/L12 → MANVDELLETFGNMTLLELSDFVKKFEEKFEVTAAAPVAVAAVGGAAAPAEAVEEQDEFDVVLEGAGDKKIQVIKVVREIVSGLGLKEAKDLVESAPKPILEKVAKDAAEAAKAKLEEAGAKVSVK
- the rplJ gene encoding 50S ribosomal protein L10, with product MAKPEKVTAVEEIAEQFKSSTATVVTEYRGLSVGKLTELRRALGADATYSVAKNTLVKRAAAEAGVEGLDELFVGPTAITFITGEPVNAAKALKTFAKDNKALIIKGGYMDGAPLSVSEVERIADLETREVLLAKLAGALKGNLAKAAGLFNAPASQVARLAAALQEKKQAEEGATAAE